ACCGGCAAAGGGTGGAGGAGCGCCTCGACCGGCTTGGCGAGTTTCTGGAGAAAACGAAAGGAGAGCCGTGGTGAATACGTCCAACAAGTCCGTGAAGGTGAGCACCCCCTCTGACCGGGAGATCCGCACCGAGCGCGTCTTCCCATCCCCCCGCGAGCGTGTGTGGAAGGCGCTGACGGACCCTGCGCTGCTCGCGCGGTGGTGGGGCCGTGGCAACAAGCTCGTCATCGAGAAGTTCGAGCCCGAGCGCGGTGGCCACTGGCGCTTCGTGGAGCACGCCGCCGATGGCGCGCATGGCTTCGAGGGCCGGTTCCGCGAGGTGGTGGCCCCCGAGCGCATCGTCCGCACCTTCGAGTGGGACGGCATGCCCGGCCACGTGTGCGTCGAGACGATGACGCTGGAAAACCTGGGCAACGGCCAGACGCGCGTCGTCTCGGTGTCGCTATTCCATACCCAGGAGGATCGCGACGGGATGCTGGGCTCGGACATGGAGACGGGCCTCAGCCAGAGCTACGCGGCGCTCGACCAGGTGCTCGCCACGCTGACGGCGGCCTAATCCTACGCGGTCACTTCACCAGCCACAGGCGGCGTTTTCCTCAAGAGGCGCCTCCCAGATACCGGCTGATTCTAGCTTGGACCCATGAGCAGAGGACGGACTGCGGAGCGAGGGGCCTACGGATGGATCGGATAAAAAACACGGGGGGGATTCTCCTTCTCTGTTTGCTGGTGCTCGCAGGCCTGACTACGGGGTGCGCCTCAGGGGCGCATTCCACCTCGAGCCAGTTCGCTGACCCAGGCCAGCCCATCTACCTGGCTCAAATCTCATGCTGGGACACAGAGAGTTGCTGTATCTTGAGGGATCCTCTGTCTGCGGCCAACCGCTGTATGGTCAGCCCAACGAGGATTGCCGAAGTCCTCAACAGCGTGAAGACGGTCTATGGGACGACGCAAGCCGGAACGGCGAGACTTAAAGAAGAAGCCCAAGCGAAAGAGGACGCCGAGTTTGCCGAAGCTGCCGAAGCCATAGGAGAAGCCGCGCCTGAGCCCCCCAACTGCCAGGGGCAAAATCATCACGTCATCTCCAGGCCTATCGCCGAGAAGCTGAAGGATCATGAAACCCTCAGCGGACTTTACGCGCCAAGGGATGAGCGCTACGTGGCCAAGGCGAAGAACAAAGAATCACACTGCGGTTACCAGCACTGGCACCGCGATTTGGACCTGGAGGTCATCAAGTGGCTCAGGGCCAACAACAAGGCGACGCCAGAACAGTTTGAAGCGTTCTTGCGCGAGATCTACAAACGCCCAGACATGATCAAGAGGTTTCCCCGTGGCTTCGGACCTGCCATCTGATCCGCGCTTCTTCGTGCTTGAGGCCAATGCCGGGGGAGTTCATGACACTCAGTTTGACAGGGTTGAGCCCATCAACCGTGGCAATGCCCCCCATTGCCCCAAATGTGGCGATCCCATCGGCATGAAGGAGTGGTTGCCACCCTACCGTGTCACCCTGGAACTGTATGGCAAAGACCTGGGTGACTTCGCCGATGGGGCGGGTGGTAACAGCTTCCTCCTCTCTGAACGAATGGCGGGGGCATTCCGGACGGAAGGGCTGACTGGGCTTCTGGGGTTCGCCCCCGTCGAGGTTGTGGGAGTCCGCAGGAAACGCAAGGGCTCCAATCCGGTTGCCGTGCCTCGCTACTTTGCTGTCACGCCCTGCCTCGGCCACGCTGCCGTGGATGAGGCGCGCAGCCGCATCCGCCGATCAGGGCCCGTGACATGTCCCGAGTGCCTCTCTTCCGGGATGGACTCTGTTCATGGCTTCGCCCTGGATGTGGGAACTTGGCAGGGAGAGGACGTGTTCCGCCCACGTGGCAAGCAGGGCAGCATTCTTAGTTCCGAGCGCTTCGCTGAGTTCGTCAAGCAGCACGGCTTCACAAACGTGAAGCTCATCCCCACGGAAGAGTACGTTTGGGACCCGCTCCGCAAGGGTCCA
Above is a genomic segment from Stigmatella erecta containing:
- a CDS encoding imm11 family protein, which gives rise to MASDLPSDPRFFVLEANAGGVHDTQFDRVEPINRGNAPHCPKCGDPIGMKEWLPPYRVTLELYGKDLGDFADGAGGNSFLLSERMAGAFRTEGLTGLLGFAPVEVVGVRRKRKGSNPVAVPRYFAVTPCLGHAAVDEARSRIRRSGPVTCPECLSSGMDSVHGFALDVGTWQGEDVFRPRGKQGSILSSERFAEFVKQHGFTNVKLIPTEEYVWDPLRKGPAASP
- a CDS encoding SRPBCC family protein — translated: MNTSNKSVKVSTPSDREIRTERVFPSPRERVWKALTDPALLARWWGRGNKLVIEKFEPERGGHWRFVEHAADGAHGFEGRFREVVAPERIVRTFEWDGMPGHVCVETMTLENLGNGQTRVVSVSLFHTQEDRDGMLGSDMETGLSQSYAALDQVLATLTAA
- a CDS encoding Wall-associated protein precursor; protein product: MKTVYGTTQAGTARLKEEAQAKEDAEFAEAAEAIGEAAPEPPNCQGQNHHVISRPIAEKLKDHETLSGLYAPRDERYVAKAKNKESHCGYQHWHRDLDLEVIKWLRANNKATPEQFEAFLREIYKRPDMIKRFPRGFGPAI